The Nitrospira tepida genome includes a window with the following:
- a CDS encoding amidohydrolase family protein gives MMIALRHVRLIDGLGSVQERATVVVKDDRILSAGPSRSTTVPRGAVDLDVRGMTVLPGLIDCHVHLGLGGEPDVVTVVETDSPGMTLLKAARYAEQTIGAGITTVRDVGYKGHGIFALKQAIAAGLVLGPRVLAAGQAICMTGGHARFIGREADGPIEIVRAVREQLAAGADLIKIIASGGVLTPGTSPDQAQFSLEEIRTAVQEAQRAGKQVAAHAHGAAGMKQAVAAGVRSIEHATLMDEEAAEALVQHEVFIVPTLSALATTAGCPLGAGVPESVVTKARDMSARHEASFKKAHKRGVRIAMGTDAGTPFNYHGENAQELDRMVALGMSPMEAILSATASAAALLGLDDRIGTIQPGKLADLIIVEGNPLKRIALLRDRNRLAGVMLQGRLVSGPLAGEV, from the coding sequence ATGATGATCGCGCTCCGCCACGTCCGCCTCATCGACGGCCTGGGATCGGTCCAGGAACGAGCCACCGTGGTGGTCAAGGACGATCGGATCCTCTCCGCCGGGCCGAGCCGCTCGACCACGGTTCCCCGCGGCGCGGTCGACCTGGATGTGCGCGGCATGACGGTGCTGCCGGGCCTGATCGACTGTCATGTCCATCTCGGGTTGGGCGGCGAACCGGACGTCGTAACTGTCGTCGAGACCGACTCTCCCGGCATGACGCTCCTCAAGGCCGCCCGCTACGCCGAACAGACCATTGGCGCAGGCATCACGACCGTTCGCGATGTCGGATACAAAGGTCACGGCATCTTCGCGTTGAAGCAGGCGATCGCCGCTGGTCTGGTCCTGGGACCCCGAGTCTTGGCGGCAGGTCAGGCCATCTGCATGACGGGCGGGCATGCCCGATTCATCGGGCGCGAAGCAGACGGCCCGATCGAGATCGTCCGCGCGGTTCGGGAGCAGTTGGCCGCCGGCGCGGACCTCATCAAGATCATCGCCTCCGGCGGCGTCTTGACGCCCGGCACCTCTCCGGACCAGGCACAATTCAGCCTCGAGGAAATCCGGACAGCCGTCCAGGAGGCGCAACGAGCCGGCAAACAGGTGGCCGCCCATGCGCATGGGGCCGCCGGGATGAAACAGGCCGTCGCCGCCGGGGTCCGATCCATCGAACATGCCACCTTGATGGATGAGGAGGCGGCAGAGGCCTTGGTCCAGCATGAGGTCTTCATCGTTCCAACCCTCTCGGCCTTGGCCACCACTGCCGGCTGTCCGTTAGGGGCGGGTGTCCCGGAGTCGGTCGTCACGAAGGCAAGGGACATGTCGGCCCGCCATGAAGCGAGTTTCAAGAAGGCCCACAAGCGCGGCGTGCGGATCGCGATGGGCACCGATGCCGGCACGCCCTTTAATTATCATGGAGAGAATGCGCAGGAATTGGACCGGATGGTCGCTCTCGGCATGAGCCCCATGGAGGCGATCCTCTCGGCGACCGCAAGTGCCGCCGCCCTGCTCGGCCTCGACGACCGGATTGGGACCATTCAACCGGGGAAACTGGCCGACTTGATTATTGTGGAAGGCAATCCGCTCAAACGGATCGCTCTGTTGCGGGATCGCAATCGGCTGGCGGGGGTGATGCTGCAAGGCCGCCTGGTCAGCGGACCCTTGGCGGGGGAAGTATGA
- a CDS encoding Tll0287-like domain-containing protein: protein MRITLRWFVAGLLLGLLGSWIGFILWRNLQDHPATITPERTAEYLHAVIEAVRTNYAENIVNRLQDQDIIHATEHWKQEKGLPLPAQFLMDNGRLVAQKDLRLSYRLASLTPIYVWNGPNSDLERKGLEAIAKDPDRPFTGYVKTAKGRFFKAVYADRAVSQSCVSCHNTHPNSPRRDFKLNDVMGGIIISIPLEG from the coding sequence ATGAGGATCACACTACGCTGGTTCGTAGCCGGCCTGCTGCTCGGTCTCCTCGGATCGTGGATTGGCTTCATCCTCTGGCGGAACCTACAGGACCATCCTGCGACCATCACGCCCGAGCGCACGGCAGAATATCTCCATGCCGTCATTGAAGCGGTCCGCACCAACTACGCAGAAAACATTGTCAACCGCTTGCAGGATCAGGATATCATCCATGCCACGGAACATTGGAAGCAGGAGAAGGGGCTTCCGCTCCCCGCCCAATTCTTGATGGACAATGGGCGGCTGGTTGCGCAGAAAGACCTGCGGTTGTCCTATCGGCTGGCAAGCCTCACCCCCATCTATGTCTGGAACGGGCCCAACTCAGACCTGGAACGGAAAGGGCTGGAAGCGATCGCAAAAGACCCGGACCGGCCCTTCACCGGCTACGTCAAGACCGCCAAGGGACGATTCTTCAAGGCCGTCTACGCCGACCGCGCGGTCTCGCAGTCCTGCGTGAGCTGTCACAATACCCACCCCAACAGCCCCCGGCGCGATTTCAAGCTGAACGATGTCATGGGCGGCATCATTATCTCGATTCCGCTTGAGGGCTGA